In the genome of bacterium, the window GTCGTGGATCATCTTGTAGGTGTCGAGCTGCTTGTCCTTCGCCTCCGGACCGTGGCAGTCGAAGCAGAGCTTCGCGGGCGTGCCGCCGGCCTTGAGCTCCTTGTCCTGGTGGTGGCACTTCGTGCAGCCGAGCTTCTCGCCGTGCACCTTGTGGTTGAAGGTGACCGGGCCCTTCGCCTTCTTGCCGTCCTTGAGCTTGCCGGCCGGGAACTTGTCGGCGGGCTTGTCGAGGGTCAGCTTCCCGTCCGCGCCGA includes:
- a CDS encoding cytochrome c3 family protein, which gives rise to MKKGIVIAVLAIFAAFAVVPAYAAIGADGKLTLDKPADKFPAGKLKDGKKAKGPVTFNHKVHGEKLGCTKCHHQDKELKAGGTPAKLCFDCHGPEAKDKQLDTYKMIHDKEGLCLACHKTDAAAQAAKAPTSCKACHGGAE